The following are encoded together in the Gemmatimonadota bacterium genome:
- a CDS encoding glycoside hydrolase family 43 protein, protein MMRHLWTCALAATLVVGCRTAPNPRVARADDAMLFSYFTRNGDDGLHLAYSEDGTTWKPINGGRSLLTPAVTGNGVGWQEWETKAALMRDPSILRAPDGTFYMAWTIAWTDRGIGVAHSKDLIHWSEQRRIGVMDHEPNALNAWAPDLFFDDATNEFVIVWSTSIPGRFPATDSLAEKTSRGRADHRLYYTTTKDFVTFAPGKLLYDGGYPTIDGTIAKVGARYVLVMKDETFFPERRNLRVAFADKATGPYGPASPAFTDLHTEGPSILATGGWWYVYYDEYTRGHYGAVRTQDFVTFDAYRDSLRTPRGIRHGSAFLAPRAVLNGLLALDSPKK, encoded by the coding sequence GTGATGCGCCACCTGTGGACGTGCGCGCTGGCGGCGACGCTCGTCGTCGGCTGCCGCACCGCGCCCAACCCGCGCGTGGCGCGCGCCGACGACGCGATGCTCTTCTCGTACTTCACGCGCAACGGCGACGACGGGTTGCACCTGGCGTACAGCGAGGACGGGACGACGTGGAAGCCGATCAACGGCGGGCGCTCCCTCCTCACACCCGCCGTGACCGGGAATGGCGTCGGGTGGCAGGAGTGGGAGACCAAGGCAGCGCTGATGCGCGACCCGTCGATCCTGCGTGCACCTGACGGGACGTTCTACATGGCGTGGACCATCGCCTGGACCGATCGCGGGATCGGCGTCGCGCACTCGAAGGACCTGATCCATTGGTCGGAGCAGCGCCGCATCGGCGTGATGGACCACGAGCCCAACGCGCTCAACGCCTGGGCCCCCGACCTCTTCTTCGACGACGCCACCAACGAGTTCGTGATCGTCTGGTCCACCTCGATTCCGGGGCGCTTTCCGGCCACCGACTCACTCGCCGAAAAGACGTCGCGCGGGCGTGCCGACCATCGGCTGTACTACACGACCACGAAGGACTTCGTCACCTTTGCGCCCGGCAAGCTGCTGTACGACGGCGGCTACCCGACGATCGATGGGACGATCGCCAAGGTCGGCGCTCGTTATGTGCTGGTTATGAAGGACGAGACCTTCTTTCCCGAGCGTCGCAACCTGCGCGTGGCCTTCGCCGACAAGGCGACCGGGCCGTACGGCCCGGCGTCGCCCGCCTTCACCGACCTGCACACCGAGGGGCCGTCGATCCTGGCGACGGGCGGGTGGTGGTACGTGTACTACGACGAGTACACGCGCGGGCACTACGGTGCGGTGCGCACGCAGGACTTCGTCACGTTTGACGCGTATCGTGATTCGTTGCGCACGCCGCGGGGGATTCGGCATGGGTCGGCGTTTCTGGCGCCGAGGGCGGTGCTCAATGGGTTGCTGGCGCTGGACTCCCCCAAGAAATAG